Proteins from a genomic interval of Kitasatospora kifunensis:
- a CDS encoding amidase: MQPYELSLAAAADAIRARQLSPVELVDSVLDRIEKVEPNLQAYVTVTAEQARREAHEAANEAAAGRLRGPLHGIPMGLKDLINVAGVATSASSRVRTGHRAEADSTVAARLTAAGAVLLGKTHTHEFAYGLTTPQTSNAWDRGRVAGGSSGGSAVAVAAGAATFSLGTDTGGSIRVPAALNGVVGLKPTYGLVPRHGVTSLSWSLDHVGPITRTVQDAALVLAALTGHDPRDPASLATPAVDYRPGAGAGAGVDLAGLRVGVPSNYYFDHVDAEVEAAVRHAIDQLQALGARLVEVEIPMTRYIQATQWGLMVPEATAYHEQTLRTVPELYQADVRILLEAGELMTAGDYLRAQRSRTLMRQAWAGLLDEVDVIAAPTVPMTAAAAGQETVTWPDGTVEGVSDAYVRLSAPANITGVPSLSVPVGLDTAGLPIGMQLLGRPLGESTLLRVGHAYEQTQPARDLAPVA; encoded by the coding sequence ATGCAGCCGTATGAGCTCTCCCTCGCCGCAGCCGCTGACGCGATCCGGGCACGGCAGCTGTCCCCCGTAGAGCTGGTGGACTCCGTCCTCGACCGCATCGAGAAGGTGGAGCCGAACCTTCAGGCCTACGTCACCGTCACGGCCGAGCAGGCCCGCCGGGAAGCCCACGAGGCCGCGAACGAGGCCGCGGCCGGCCGCCTCCGGGGTCCGCTGCACGGCATCCCCATGGGGCTGAAGGACTTGATCAACGTCGCCGGTGTGGCGACCTCAGCCAGCTCCAGGGTGCGCACGGGCCACCGCGCGGAGGCCGACAGCACCGTCGCCGCACGCCTGACGGCAGCCGGTGCGGTCCTGCTCGGCAAGACGCACACCCACGAGTTCGCCTATGGTCTGACCACCCCGCAGACCAGCAACGCCTGGGACCGTGGCCGGGTCGCCGGCGGCTCGAGCGGCGGGTCCGCCGTCGCCGTCGCCGCAGGCGCCGCGACCTTCAGCCTGGGCACCGACACCGGCGGATCGATCCGGGTGCCCGCCGCGCTCAACGGGGTCGTCGGCCTCAAGCCGACCTACGGTCTCGTCCCCCGCCACGGTGTCACGTCCCTGTCCTGGTCGTTGGACCACGTGGGCCCGATCACCCGTACCGTCCAGGACGCGGCCCTGGTCCTGGCCGCACTGACCGGGCACGACCCGCGTGACCCCGCCTCGCTGGCCACCCCCGCCGTGGACTACCGGCCGGGTGCGGGTGCGGGTGCGGGTGTGGACCTGGCCGGGCTGCGCGTCGGCGTGCCGAGCAACTACTACTTCGACCACGTCGACGCAGAGGTGGAAGCCGCCGTGCGGCACGCCATCGACCAGCTGCAGGCCCTCGGCGCGCGGCTCGTCGAGGTGGAGATTCCGATGACGCGCTACATCCAGGCCACCCAGTGGGGCCTGATGGTGCCGGAGGCCACCGCCTACCACGAGCAGACGCTTCGCACGGTTCCCGAGCTGTACCAGGCGGACGTCCGGATCCTCCTTGAGGCCGGCGAGCTGATGACGGCCGGGGACTACCTGCGCGCCCAGCGCTCCCGGACCCTGATGCGGCAGGCCTGGGCCGGCCTGCTGGACGAGGTCGACGTCATCGCCGCCCCGACGGTCCCGATGACGGCGGCAGCGGCCGGCCAGGAGACGGTCACCTGGCCCGACGGCACAGTCGAAGGTGTCTCCGATGCCTACGTACGCCTCTCGGCCCCGGCCAACATCACCGGCGTGCCGTCCCTGTCCGTTCCGGTCGGCCTCGACACGGCGGGCCTGCCGATAGGCATGCAACTCCTCGGCCGCCCCCTCGGGGAAAGCACGCTGCTGCGGGTCGGTCACGCCTACGAGCAGACCCAACCCGCCCGCGACCTCGCGCCGGTGGCCTGA
- a CDS encoding NUDIX domain-containing protein: MAHCDVDSSSPPRRRIGAVVLVLTVTRSVLLVKPTYREGWQLPGGGAHEGERIADAAARELREETGLVREITHLLAVDQVPASANFASAEGFNVVCDGGTLTAGEAETVAIPESASDELSDIKWIPLDQLSRFTQPYQERHIRQAYAAVQLGAGLPLLDHGHPTGAQ, translated from the coding sequence ATGGCTCACTGTGACGTCGACTCCAGCAGCCCGCCGCGCCGCCGGATCGGCGCCGTGGTCCTGGTGCTCACGGTCACCAGGTCCGTACTGCTGGTCAAGCCGACCTACCGGGAGGGTTGGCAGCTGCCCGGCGGTGGGGCTCACGAAGGGGAGCGGATCGCTGACGCCGCCGCCCGGGAGCTGAGGGAAGAAACCGGCCTGGTCCGCGAGATCACGCACCTCCTGGCAGTGGATCAGGTCCCTGCCAGCGCCAACTTCGCCTCCGCCGAAGGCTTCAACGTGGTCTGCGACGGCGGGACGTTGACGGCCGGCGAGGCGGAGACGGTCGCGATCCCGGAGAGTGCGTCCGACGAGCTGTCCGACATCAAGTGGATCCCGCTGGATCAGCTCAGTCGCTTTACCCAGCCGTACCAGGAGCGGCACATCCGGCAGGCGTACGCGGCCGTCCAACTCGGGGCAGGGTTGCCGCTGTTGGATCACGGCCACCCGACAGGAGCGCAGTAA
- a CDS encoding helix-turn-helix domain-containing protein — translation MNRRELDPNESPGAHFGAEIRRSREERGWTQQQLAHRMGYSAVHVSAVETGRKSPTERFARMADTAFESGTQFTDMFRDFRTASLLDGFEEYAAQEAKAREIRVFEIGVIPGLLQTPDYARALIGAQVKRGTRSKEEADEWIAILLARQQRLAAFDAPLLHSVLDESCIRRLVGGREVMAQQLAALEQHIQSPGMIIQVAPYTMGEDRPFALPVHLLTLRDRSLIGYSESEGQGHLQRDPSALLAWDRAYHRLQVGALSEAASIELIRAVREELE, via the coding sequence TTGAACCGCCGAGAGTTGGACCCGAATGAGTCCCCCGGTGCGCACTTTGGCGCCGAGATCCGCAGGTCACGCGAGGAGCGCGGGTGGACTCAGCAGCAACTTGCCCACCGCATGGGCTACTCGGCAGTGCATGTCTCTGCCGTGGAGACTGGGCGAAAGTCTCCGACCGAGCGTTTCGCGCGGATGGCCGACACTGCGTTCGAGTCCGGAACGCAGTTCACGGACATGTTCCGCGACTTTCGAACTGCCAGCTTGCTGGACGGGTTTGAGGAGTACGCCGCCCAAGAGGCGAAGGCGCGGGAGATCCGAGTCTTCGAGATCGGGGTGATACCGGGCCTACTCCAGACTCCGGACTACGCGCGGGCACTCATCGGCGCCCAAGTGAAGCGAGGAACCCGCAGCAAGGAAGAGGCTGACGAATGGATCGCCATCCTGCTGGCTCGACAGCAACGCCTTGCCGCGTTCGACGCGCCGCTACTGCACTCCGTCCTTGATGAAAGCTGCATCCGCCGACTCGTGGGTGGACGCGAGGTGATGGCTCAGCAGCTCGCCGCGCTGGAGCAGCACATCCAGAGTCCGGGAATGATCATCCAAGTGGCGCCCTACACCATGGGCGAGGACCGGCCGTTCGCGCTGCCCGTGCACCTCCTGACGCTCCGCGATCGGAGCTTGATCGGCTACTCGGAGTCCGAAGGCCAAGGCCACTTGCAGCGCGATCCCAGCGCCCTGCTCGCCTGGGACAGGGCCTACCATCGTTTGCAGGTGGGCGCGCTTTCCGAAGCTGCATCCATTGAGCTGATCCGCGCTGTTCGAGAGGAACTTGAGTAG
- a CDS encoding cupin domain-containing protein: MSERQSSERQDLVEFIQVDEVEASEVVPGITRRNLPKTSLAGGWVIDFAPGTEWPQLDRHEGEERYYVLSGEVIEGERRLGPGSYVVFAPGSSHRPRTESGARMLGINIPVG, encoded by the coding sequence ATGAGTGAGCGACAGAGCAGTGAGCGGCAGGACCTGGTCGAGTTCATCCAGGTGGACGAGGTCGAAGCCAGCGAGGTGGTGCCCGGCATCACGCGGCGCAACCTGCCGAAGACTTCGCTGGCCGGTGGCTGGGTGATCGATTTCGCGCCGGGGACCGAGTGGCCGCAACTGGACCGGCACGAGGGGGAGGAGCGCTACTACGTGCTCAGCGGCGAGGTCATCGAGGGCGAGCGCAGGCTGGGCCCCGGCTCGTACGTGGTGTTCGCGCCGGGCAGTTCGCACCGGCCGCGCACCGAGAGCGGGGCCCGGATGCTCGGCATCAACATCCCGGTCGGCTAG
- the ligA gene encoding NAD-dependent DNA ligase LigA, whose amino-acid sequence MTKPSAAVPAVDLADEAAYLEAVAQARKAADAYYGSGESGLDDETYDRLLRGITAWEDAHPEQIAADSPSQQVAAGVTTGDVEHTVPMLSLGNVFSDEELTAWAVSLERRLGGAAVAGWAVEPKLDGVALAARYRDGRLVQLVTRGDGTTGEDVSHAIGDITGLPMTLTEPVTIEVRGEVLMTEAQFAAANDLRTAHGATAFANRRNASSGSLRAKDRVYRIRQTFLAYAALTDPGHTDDPTLAGLAHTQLVARLAALGLGTTADTPVATVACSTLDQVVERVREIGALRAELDVELDGAVIKADSPADQIRAGMGSRTPHWATAFKFPAAQKITVLRAVEWSVGRTGVIAPRAVLDPVDVAGTTITYATLHNPADIARRGLMIGDHVIVYRAGEVIPRVEGAVAGLRTGTEQPIVFPEICPRCGADIDRSQERWRCERGRACGRTETIRYAVARDALDIDGLGEKIIVQLVDKGLIEDFADLFILTRDQLLTLDRMGNKSADNLMAAIESAKTKPLNRVFCALGVLGTGRSMSLRIAAHFGSMQAIRDADAVALEQVDGIGGEKAPVIVAELADLAPLIDKLVAAGVNMDQPGFVPPAPTDAGADAETTSQKTGSEPPLAGMTVVVTGSMTGPLAGHSRTEMTELITRAGGRASSSVSARTHLVVAGENAGSKLDKARTLGIEAITPEELAQRLAGHLT is encoded by the coding sequence ATGACGAAGCCTTCCGCAGCGGTGCCCGCTGTCGACCTTGCTGATGAGGCCGCCTACCTTGAAGCCGTCGCGCAGGCGCGAAAGGCCGCCGATGCCTACTACGGCTCCGGCGAGTCGGGCTTGGACGACGAGACCTACGACCGGCTGCTGCGCGGCATCACCGCCTGGGAGGACGCGCACCCCGAGCAGATCGCGGCCGACTCCCCGTCCCAGCAGGTGGCAGCAGGGGTGACCACTGGCGACGTCGAGCACACGGTCCCGATGCTCAGCCTGGGGAACGTCTTCTCGGACGAGGAACTGACGGCGTGGGCCGTCTCGCTGGAGCGACGACTGGGCGGGGCTGCGGTGGCAGGTTGGGCAGTGGAGCCCAAGCTCGACGGTGTGGCCTTGGCCGCCCGCTACCGCGACGGCCGACTGGTTCAACTGGTCACCCGGGGCGATGGGACGACCGGGGAGGATGTGTCCCACGCCATCGGGGACATCACCGGCCTTCCCATGACCCTGACCGAACCGGTCACGATCGAGGTACGGGGCGAAGTCCTCATGACGGAGGCCCAGTTCGCTGCCGCAAACGACCTGCGGACAGCGCACGGGGCCACGGCCTTCGCCAACCGCCGCAACGCCTCCTCAGGCTCGCTTCGCGCCAAGGACCGGGTCTACCGGATCAGGCAGACCTTCCTGGCCTACGCCGCACTGACCGACCCCGGGCACACCGACGACCCCACCCTCGCCGGGCTCGCCCACACCCAGCTCGTCGCCCGCCTGGCCGCCCTCGGGCTGGGGACCACGGCCGACACCCCGGTCGCCACCGTGGCCTGCTCGACCCTGGACCAGGTCGTGGAGCGGGTACGCGAGATCGGCGCCCTGCGCGCAGAGCTCGACGTCGAACTCGACGGGGCCGTGATCAAGGCCGACAGCCCCGCCGACCAGATCCGGGCCGGGATGGGCTCCCGCACTCCGCACTGGGCCACCGCCTTCAAATTCCCAGCTGCCCAGAAGATCACTGTGCTGCGCGCCGTGGAGTGGAGCGTGGGCCGCACCGGCGTGATCGCCCCGCGCGCCGTCCTCGACCCCGTGGACGTCGCCGGCACCACCATCACCTACGCCACTCTGCACAACCCGGCCGACATCGCGCGCCGCGGCCTGATGATCGGAGACCACGTCATCGTCTACCGGGCGGGCGAAGTCATCCCCCGCGTCGAAGGCGCGGTCGCCGGCCTCCGCACCGGCACCGAGCAGCCCATCGTCTTCCCCGAAATCTGCCCACGCTGCGGCGCCGACATCGACCGCAGCCAGGAGCGCTGGCGCTGCGAACGGGGACGCGCCTGCGGCCGGACCGAGACGATCCGGTACGCCGTCGCCCGAGACGCGCTCGACATCGACGGCCTCGGCGAGAAGATCATCGTGCAACTCGTCGACAAGGGCTTGATCGAGGACTTCGCCGACCTGTTCATCCTCACCCGCGACCAGCTGCTCACCCTCGACCGCATGGGCAACAAGAGCGCCGACAACCTCATGGCCGCCATCGAGTCCGCCAAGACCAAACCCCTCAATCGCGTCTTCTGCGCCCTCGGCGTCCTGGGCACCGGCCGCTCCATGTCCCTGCGCATCGCCGCGCACTTCGGCTCCATGCAGGCCATCCGAGACGCCGATGCCGTCGCCCTGGAGCAGGTGGACGGAATCGGTGGCGAGAAGGCCCCGGTGATCGTGGCGGAACTGGCCGACCTCGCCCCGCTCATCGACAAACTCGTCGCCGCAGGCGTGAACATGGACCAGCCCGGCTTCGTCCCACCCGCTCCCACAGATGCCGGAGCCGATGCGGAGACGACCTCCCAGAAGACGGGGAGCGAGCCGCCCTTGGCCGGGATGACCGTGGTGGTAACCGGGTCGATGACTGGGCCTCTGGCGGGACACTCCCGCACTGAGATGACCGAACTGATCACCAGGGCAGGGGGCCGCGCGTCCTCAAGCGTCTCCGCCCGCACCCACCTCGTCGTCGCCGGAGAGAACGCCGGCAGCAAGCTCGACAAGGCCCGGACCCTCGGCATCGAAGCCATCACACCCGAGGAGCTCGCTCAGCGCCTTGCTGGGCATCTGACGTGA
- a CDS encoding TetR-like C-terminal domain-containing protein, translated as MLAAAGVQAEGDWLAVAVGERVGEQFTDQQGHVIGDLASDLTAWAEQFFDEMASPAGRAYIRDALLGDPDGSNAGRCSAYAAEQIDVILTRAAERGEDAPDTETVIDHVVAPLMYRILFRPDGLDASYAHQLVATVVTPLIGRTDGS; from the coding sequence GTGCTCGCTGCGGCTGGCGTTCAGGCCGAGGGTGACTGGCTGGCCGTTGCTGTAGGTGAACGCGTTGGTGAGCAGTTCACTGACCAGCAGGGCCACGTCATCGGTGACCTGGCATCCGACCTGACCGCCTGGGCCGAGCAGTTCTTCGACGAGATGGCCTCACCCGCAGGCCGCGCCTACATCCGCGATGCCCTGCTCGGCGACCCGGACGGCAGCAACGCCGGCCGGTGCTCCGCCTACGCTGCCGAGCAGATCGACGTCATCCTCACCCGCGCAGCCGAACGCGGCGAGGACGCACCCGACACGGAAACGGTCATCGACCATGTCGTTGCCCCCCTGATGTACCGCATCCTCTTCCGCCCGGATGGGCTCGACGCCTCCTACGCCCACCAGCTCGTGGCAACCGTAGTGACTCCACTGATTGGCCGAACTGACGGATCGTAG
- a CDS encoding DUF397 domain-containing protein has translation MDMSQARWRKSTYSQQSGACVEVADGLPGAMPVRDSKDPEGPVLVFPADRWRAFVGGVKAGDFGTV, from the coding sequence ATGGACATGTCTCAGGCCCGCTGGCGGAAGTCGACCTACAGCCAACAGAGCGGCGCATGCGTCGAGGTTGCCGACGGTCTCCCCGGTGCGATGCCCGTTCGTGACTCGAAGGACCCCGAGGGTCCGGTCCTGGTCTTTCCCGCCGACCGGTGGCGGGCGTTCGTCGGCGGGGTCAAGGCAGGCGACTTCGGTACCGTGTGA
- a CDS encoding NUDIX domain-containing protein, whose protein sequence is MAHCDVDSTSPPRRRIGAVVLVLTVTRSVLLVKPTYREGWQLPGGGAHEGERIADAAARELKEETSLVREITHLLAVDQVPASADRTAAEGLNVVCDGGTLTAGEAETVAIPESASDELSDIKWIPLDRLGRFTEPYQERRIRQAYAAVQLGSGLPLLDHGHPTGER, encoded by the coding sequence ATGGCCCACTGTGATGTCGACTCCACCAGCCCGCCGCGCCGCCGTATCGGCGCCGTGGTCCTGGTGCTCACGGTCACCAGATCCGTACTGCTGGTCAAGCCGACCTACCGGGAGGGTTGGCAACTGCCCGGCGGTGGGGCCCACGAGGGCGAGCGGATCGCTGACGCTGCCGCCCGAGAGCTGAAGGAAGAAACCAGTCTGGTCCGCGAGATCACGCACCTCCTGGCAGTGGATCAGGTTCCCGCCAGCGCCGACCGCACCGCCGCCGAAGGCCTCAACGTGGTCTGCGACGGCGGGACGCTGACGGCCGGCGAGGCGGAGACGGTCGCGATCCCGGAGAGCGCCTCTGACGAGCTGTCCGACATCAAGTGGATCCCGCTGGATCGACTCGGCCGGTTCACCGAGCCGTACCAGGAGCGGCGCATCCGGCAGGCGTACGCGGCCGTCCAACTCGGGTCAGGGCTGCCGCTGTTGGATCACGGCCACCCGACAGGAGAACGGTAA
- a CDS encoding MBL fold metallo-hydrolase, which produces MKTPPSTATPSWTVGDVTVHRVDEVALPPATGPWLLPSATADVVSQHDWLRPDFADHDGILRLDSHSFAFTVGGLRVLVDTGIGNGKERANPAWHNLQTDFLERLAAAGFSPDSVDLVILTHLHADHVGWNTRETNGEWVTTFPNARYLTSRIEREFWATYEMDEPRKQMFRDSVIPVEEAGLLDLVDVPEEGIEIAPGLRLISTPGHTPGHIAVELTSRGETALITGDCIHHPVQLAEPAIGACVDIDPARSQASRRKLLNSVADTDTLLLGTHFAPPTAGRVITQGDAYRLSPVPAESH; this is translated from the coding sequence ATGAAGACCCCGCCATCCACCGCCACTCCCTCCTGGACCGTGGGCGACGTCACCGTTCACCGCGTCGACGAGGTCGCACTGCCGCCCGCGACCGGACCCTGGCTGCTGCCCAGTGCCACCGCGGACGTGGTCTCCCAACACGATTGGCTGCGCCCGGACTTCGCCGACCACGACGGCATCCTGCGCCTCGACAGCCACAGCTTCGCGTTCACCGTGGGCGGGCTGCGCGTCCTCGTCGACACCGGCATCGGCAACGGAAAGGAGCGGGCCAACCCCGCCTGGCACAACCTGCAGACGGACTTCCTCGAACGCCTTGCCGCCGCCGGCTTCTCCCCGGACTCCGTGGACCTGGTGATCCTCACCCACCTGCACGCCGACCACGTGGGCTGGAACACCCGGGAGACGAACGGCGAGTGGGTCACCACCTTCCCCAACGCCCGTTACCTCACCTCCCGCATCGAGCGGGAGTTCTGGGCCACCTACGAGATGGACGAGCCGCGCAAGCAGATGTTCCGCGACTCCGTGATCCCGGTCGAGGAGGCGGGGCTGCTCGACCTCGTCGACGTTCCGGAAGAGGGCATCGAGATCGCCCCGGGCCTACGCCTCATCTCCACGCCCGGCCACACCCCCGGCCACATCGCCGTCGAGCTGACCAGCCGGGGCGAGACGGCACTCATCACCGGCGACTGCATCCACCACCCGGTCCAGCTCGCCGAGCCCGCGATCGGCGCCTGCGTCGACATCGACCCGGCGCGGTCGCAGGCCTCGCGCCGCAAGCTGCTCAACTCCGTGGCCGACACGGACACCCTCCTGCTCGGTACTCACTTCGCACCGCCCACCGCCGGCCGCGTGATCACTCAAGGGGACGCCTACCGCCTCTCGCCGGTCCCCGCCGAATCGCACTGA
- a CDS encoding TetR/AcrR family transcriptional regulator — translation MSRQMARPGGRSARVQASVHAAVRELESEVGRDALTVPMVAQRAGVTPSTIYRRWGDLQELMSDVAVEHLRPDTAPKDIGDLTSDLTAWAEQFLDEMASPAGRAYIRDALLGDPDGSNAGRCSAYAAEQIDVILTRAAERGEDAPDTETVIDHVVAPLMYRILFRPDGLDASYAHWLVATAVTPLIGRTDGS, via the coding sequence ATGAGCCGCCAGATGGCGCGCCCCGGCGGGCGCAGCGCCCGAGTCCAGGCATCGGTGCACGCCGCCGTGCGCGAACTCGAATCGGAAGTGGGCCGGGACGCCCTGACCGTACCGATGGTCGCCCAGCGTGCGGGCGTCACGCCGTCGACGATCTACCGCCGCTGGGGAGACCTACAAGAACTGATGTCGGACGTGGCGGTCGAGCACCTGCGCCCGGACACGGCGCCCAAGGACATCGGTGACCTGACATCCGACCTGACCGCCTGGGCCGAGCAGTTCCTCGACGAGATGGCCTCACCCGCAGGCCGCGCCTACATCCGCGACGCCCTGCTCGGCGACCCGGACGGCAGCAACGCCGGCCGGTGCTCCGCCTACGCCGCCGAGCAGATCGACGTCATCCTCACCCGCGCAGCCGAACGCGGCGAGGACGCACCCGACACCGAAACGGTCATCGACCATGTCGTCGCCCCCCTGATGTACCGCATCCTCTTCCGCCCGGATGGGCTCGACGCCTCCTACGCCCACTGGCTCGTGGCAACCGCGGTGACTCCACTGATTGGCCGAACTGACGGATCGTAG
- a CDS encoding D-arabinono-1,4-lactone oxidase: MITSQTVAGALATGTHAQGLSGGTFSDCVAAIDLMDGTGAFHRLTSADADFDAAVLNLGCLGVVVGLELRGRPANELHCARFTVAEDSLPERYAAWNRESVAAKSWWFTEHQVVHTWVTHDDSWTPTASEARGPADLDRIVTRTRRQLMADIGDGQGRTPAAQTLEKFLGARDSKGTLHELFKNGIPAPQLNMEIAVPLDAVPEAYAGLKELLHASPYKLHCPVILRTTGPAHGHLSPAQAVPAAYLGFVSYMTAEGLITAARPLFDDTQCLLYGLGGRPHWGKYFTPELLPVSNTNGFPEFCRAVSRFDPHRRFENDTFYRVLGLAPTRPGTDGPAPFSRPRLPGQRTEPCPTARTRHQG, from the coding sequence GTGATCACGAGCCAGACGGTCGCCGGTGCCCTCGCCACCGGCACCCACGCACAGGGCTTGTCCGGCGGCACCTTCTCCGACTGCGTGGCCGCCATCGACCTCATGGACGGGACTGGCGCCTTTCACCGGCTCACCTCCGCTGACGCCGACTTCGACGCGGCTGTCCTCAACCTCGGGTGCCTCGGCGTGGTCGTCGGCCTGGAACTTCGCGGCCGACCGGCAAACGAGTTGCACTGCGCCCGCTTCACCGTCGCCGAGGACAGCCTGCCCGAGCGCTACGCCGCCTGGAACCGTGAGTCCGTGGCCGCGAAGAGCTGGTGGTTCACCGAGCACCAGGTCGTGCACACCTGGGTCACCCACGACGACAGCTGGACGCCTACGGCCTCCGAAGCCCGAGGCCCAGCTGACCTGGACCGCATCGTGACCCGCACCCGCCGTCAGCTGATGGCCGACATCGGCGACGGCCAGGGTCGGACACCGGCCGCCCAGACGCTGGAGAAGTTCCTCGGCGCGAGAGACTCCAAGGGGACACTCCACGAGCTCTTCAAGAACGGCATCCCTGCCCCGCAGCTGAACATGGAGATCGCCGTCCCCCTGGACGCCGTCCCCGAGGCGTACGCCGGCCTCAAGGAACTCCTGCACGCCTCTCCGTACAAGCTGCACTGCCCCGTCATCCTGCGCACCACCGGCCCTGCCCACGGCCACCTGAGTCCCGCGCAGGCAGTCCCGGCCGCCTACTTGGGCTTCGTGTCCTACATGACCGCCGAGGGGTTGATCACCGCCGCACGCCCGCTGTTCGACGACACCCAGTGTCTGCTGTACGGCCTGGGCGGCAGGCCGCACTGGGGCAAGTACTTCACTCCGGAACTGCTGCCCGTTTCCAACACCAACGGCTTTCCCGAGTTCTGCCGAGCTGTCAGCAGGTTCGACCCGCACCGACGCTTCGAGAACGACACCTTCTACCGCGTGCTCGGGCTCGCCCCGACACGACCCGGAACTGATGGACCGGCGCCGTTCAGCCGCCCCCGCCTGCCGGGCCAGCGAACGGAACCGTGCCCGACTGCGCGCACGCGACACCAGGGGTGA
- a CDS encoding alpha/beta hydrolase family protein, translated as MKTVVPTGNSRSLIHRLRALAVLLGLALAATTLPAGTASAATVAQSDRGQLVSARQVSTLATKQDVAAALAAVGFDTGTVRFGVDAYQLVYRTVDPEGRPTTASGLLVLPRSREHELRTVSFAHGTASYRYDAPSSMTKVGFVSAPAITYASAGFAAVAPDYLGLGAGPGPHPWMDVPSETTASLDMLRATLAFVPRTGRALGHGVLVTGFSQGASAAMALARTLQAGGDRWFRLEAVAPISGAYDFQHAELPALLDGSLDPKSSVLYTAYLLVAWNRLHHLYDSPGEVFQAPYDSTIAALFDGSHTGQQLLTGTPNTLSALLTSHGLDILRHPTGPLAAALRVTDSTCDWSPRVPVRLYYARADEQAANANTDHCEAALQSRGVNTPVVNLGSPDYEGSRHLGSNVAGTAAIVRWFSQLH; from the coding sequence ATGAAAACCGTTGTTCCCACCGGCAATTCGCGCTCCCTAATCCATCGGCTCAGGGCTCTGGCAGTCCTGCTCGGCCTAGCGTTAGCCGCTACGACGCTGCCGGCCGGTACCGCGTCGGCGGCCACGGTGGCCCAGAGCGATCGCGGACAGTTGGTGTCCGCGCGGCAGGTGAGCACACTGGCGACGAAGCAGGACGTCGCCGCGGCACTGGCCGCTGTCGGATTCGACACGGGCACGGTCCGGTTCGGGGTGGACGCCTACCAACTCGTCTATCGCACCGTGGACCCCGAGGGTCGGCCCACCACCGCCAGCGGACTGCTGGTGCTCCCCCGTAGCCGCGAACACGAACTGCGGACAGTCTCGTTCGCCCACGGCACGGCCAGCTACCGCTACGATGCGCCGTCCTCCATGACCAAGGTCGGATTCGTGTCCGCACCCGCCATCACCTACGCGTCCGCTGGGTTTGCCGCTGTCGCCCCGGACTACCTCGGCCTCGGCGCCGGTCCCGGGCCCCACCCGTGGATGGACGTGCCCTCCGAGACGACCGCCTCGTTGGACATGCTGCGGGCAACTCTCGCCTTCGTTCCACGGACCGGCCGGGCCCTTGGACACGGCGTGCTGGTCACCGGGTTCTCCCAGGGAGCCTCAGCGGCCATGGCACTCGCACGCACACTCCAAGCTGGTGGCGATCGATGGTTCCGGCTCGAAGCCGTCGCCCCGATCAGCGGCGCATACGACTTCCAGCACGCCGAACTGCCGGCGCTGCTCGACGGCTCCCTCGACCCAAAATCCAGCGTGCTGTACACCGCGTATCTGCTCGTCGCCTGGAATCGGCTGCACCACCTGTACGACTCACCGGGCGAAGTCTTCCAAGCCCCGTACGACAGCACCATCGCGGCACTGTTCGACGGTTCACACACTGGTCAGCAGCTTCTCACGGGCACACCGAACACCCTCAGCGCATTGCTCACCTCACACGGCCTCGACATTCTGCGCCACCCGACCGGACCACTGGCCGCAGCCCTGCGGGTGACTGACAGCACGTGCGACTGGAGCCCCCGTGTCCCGGTCCGCCTGTACTACGCCCGTGCGGACGAGCAGGCGGCCAATGCCAACACCGACCATTGCGAGGCCGCCCTGCAATCACGCGGCGTGAACACGCCAGTCGTCAATCTCGGCAGCCCGGACTACGAAGGATCCCGGCACCTGGGCTCCAACGTCGCGGGCACGGCTGCCATCGTCCGCTGGTTCAGCCAACTGCACTGA